Proteins from a single region of Aureibacter tunicatorum:
- a CDS encoding GAF domain-containing protein, with protein MKKKKTTLRLILLKYFGGLLAAAFVLSSIVILFNVYQITYKNIRDQVLPLRNSSLSRHFSNELHEVLIHADGVKRNLLVQEWFERKSNDENILIEQMRNYDDVFQAFDDFGLVDINRYKIISSDHMSDYDPESSGFSWINSLLGMKENFDVSFKYYTESNTTRGRLNEYYMFVDQKIILDDKCEGIFYTAKSLKDFYNKLVELEEGNFSRNYLIDGNKVVIHNVLRYDDGEVLEKEEDFSLIQNLVEERADGIFEYTKGDDKYLASLQTVPGSDLKVMSSVQVKEMVMPFFKSLGQKFLLVQFVIFGLCFLVIFWISRYFKNATYKMIEIAKYLQKGDFEKIDKGFDTSVYELESLKSTYDELADSIEDSTKFAREIEKGNLDVEYERNFADNKLMKSLLEMRSALKNAKLKDQQDQWVVENMATFNEVLRSSEEEVEKLTSYILSKVMELLNASQGAIYLEENGVLKLAASYAYHFNDGSVEEEMLVGEGILGQAYKDKEFVCLSDFPEDYLPIISGLGESKPKAVYISPLLTNENAEGVIEIASFYEFEEHEIAFIKKMSEALASTIAFMKSKEKISKFLEESQLQTETLRIQEEEMRQNMEELLATQEKMTKLQNDSLAKEKALEAWFGVEMSKSSFVVFTVEFNVAFSSMPNFSKTGLRVLEGNVNDNSIIFEEWKSKFAEARKIGREINFKISSERNGIAYQLSPLRGENDIVFGYILKYA; from the coding sequence ATGAAGAAGAAAAAAACCACTCTCAGATTGATTTTGCTCAAATATTTTGGCGGATTGCTTGCGGCGGCTTTTGTTTTGAGCAGTATCGTTATCTTATTTAATGTTTATCAGATCACTTACAAGAATATTCGTGATCAGGTTCTTCCACTTAGAAACTCAAGTTTATCAAGGCACTTTTCAAATGAATTGCATGAAGTATTGATTCATGCGGATGGAGTAAAGCGAAACTTACTAGTACAAGAATGGTTTGAGCGAAAATCCAATGATGAGAACATCTTAATAGAACAAATGAGGAATTACGATGATGTTTTTCAGGCGTTTGATGATTTTGGATTAGTGGATATTAATAGATATAAAATAATTTCCAGTGATCATATGTCTGATTATGATCCGGAAAGCTCAGGCTTCTCATGGATTAATAGCCTGTTGGGGATGAAAGAGAATTTTGATGTTTCATTTAAATATTATACTGAAAGTAATACGACAAGAGGCAGGCTTAATGAGTATTATATGTTTGTTGATCAAAAAATAATACTTGATGATAAATGCGAGGGCATATTTTATACAGCGAAGAGCTTGAAAGATTTTTATAATAAGCTTGTTGAGCTTGAAGAGGGGAATTTTAGCCGTAACTATTTAATTGATGGCAATAAGGTGGTGATTCACAATGTGCTTAGATATGATGATGGTGAGGTGTTGGAAAAAGAGGAAGATTTTTCTTTAATCCAGAATTTAGTAGAAGAGAGGGCTGATGGTATATTCGAATACACCAAAGGGGACGATAAATATTTGGCTAGTTTGCAAACGGTTCCAGGCTCTGATCTTAAAGTGATGAGTTCTGTGCAAGTCAAAGAGATGGTTATGCCATTTTTTAAGAGTTTGGGACAGAAATTTCTTTTAGTCCAGTTTGTGATATTTGGCCTTTGTTTTTTAGTGATTTTTTGGATTAGCAGATACTTCAAGAACGCTACTTATAAAATGATAGAAATTGCCAAGTATTTGCAGAAAGGAGATTTTGAGAAGATAGATAAAGGTTTTGATACGAGTGTTTATGAACTAGAAAGCTTGAAAAGTACTTATGATGAGTTGGCGGATTCTATCGAAGACTCAACGAAATTTGCCAGAGAGATAGAAAAAGGCAATTTGGATGTGGAGTATGAGAGAAATTTTGCCGATAATAAATTGATGAAGTCGCTGTTGGAGATGAGATCAGCTCTCAAAAATGCGAAATTAAAGGATCAGCAAGATCAATGGGTCGTTGAAAATATGGCGACATTTAATGAAGTATTGAGAAGCAGCGAGGAAGAAGTTGAAAAATTGACTTCATATATTTTGTCCAAAGTAATGGAGCTTTTGAATGCAAGTCAAGGAGCTATTTATTTGGAAGAAAATGGAGTATTGAAACTTGCCGCAAGTTATGCTTATCATTTTAATGATGGTTCTGTGGAAGAGGAAATGCTTGTAGGGGAGGGAATCCTGGGGCAAGCATATAAGGATAAGGAGTTTGTTTGTTTATCTGATTTTCCAGAAGATTACCTGCCTATAATATCTGGCTTGGGGGAGTCTAAGCCAAAGGCTGTTTATATATCTCCTTTATTGACTAATGAGAATGCGGAAGGAGTTATCGAAATAGCTTCTTTTTACGAGTTTGAGGAACATGAAATTGCTTTTATAAAGAAAATGAGCGAAGCTTTGGCAAGTACTATTGCATTCATGAAATCCAAAGAGAAAATCTCGAAGTTTTTGGAGGAAAGTCAATTGCAAACAGAAACGCTTAGAATACAGGAAGAGGAAATGCGTCAAAACATGGAGGAGCTATTAGCTACTCAAGAGAAGATGACGAAATTGCAAAATGATTCATTGGCTAAGGAAAAAGCATTGGAGGCATGGTTTGGTGTCGAGATGTCAAAAAGTTCATTTGTTGTGTTTACGGTCGAGTTCAATGTGGCTTTTTCTTCTATGCCTAATTTTAGTAAAACAGGTTTGAGAGTATTGGAAGGCAATGTGAATGATAATTCGATTATATTTGAAGAATGGAAGTCAAAATTTGCCGAAGCGAGAAAAATAGGGCGTGAAATTAATTTTAAAATAAGTTCAGAACGCAACGGAATAGCTTACCAGCTTTCTCCTTTAAGAGGCGAGAATGATATAGTCTTCGGCTATATTTTGAAATACGCTTAG
- a CDS encoding M42 family metallopeptidase translates to MEYRLLEELVAIDSPTGYTDEACKYIYDFFKNLGYQPQYTNKGGVKCALGPEPVLSIAAHVDTLGAIVSGVKPDGTLRISPLGGLLLTSAEGEYVKIVTMEGKEYTGTLLLDNPAAHANKERETTNRSLDNMHIRVDEEVYNQEDVKKLGIRTGDFVCFDPRYQELSSGYIKSRFMDNKAGCLVLFEVAKSLKDKGVQAPVELYFSNFEEVGHGAASSSAYADTIEEMLVIDMGVLGEACEGNEVSCSICVKDSSGPYHFGFRKKLVELAESNSIPHKIDVYPFYGSDGSAALRGGNDFKVALIGPGVAASHGVERTHKKGIEATFDLTMKYIEDRFSI, encoded by the coding sequence ATGGAATACAGATTATTAGAGGAACTTGTGGCTATCGATTCGCCTACAGGTTATACGGACGAAGCTTGCAAATACATATATGATTTTTTCAAAAATTTAGGTTATCAGCCTCAATATACTAATAAGGGAGGTGTGAAGTGCGCTTTAGGACCTGAGCCGGTTTTATCTATTGCAGCCCATGTGGATACATTAGGTGCTATTGTCAGTGGTGTGAAACCTGACGGGACGCTAAGAATCTCTCCTTTAGGAGGCTTGCTTTTGACAAGCGCGGAAGGCGAGTATGTCAAAATTGTGACTATGGAGGGAAAAGAGTATACAGGAACTTTATTGCTTGATAACCCTGCGGCTCACGCGAATAAGGAAAGAGAGACTACAAATAGAAGTCTTGATAATATGCATATTAGAGTCGATGAGGAAGTATATAATCAAGAGGATGTTAAAAAACTTGGAATCAGAACGGGAGATTTTGTTTGCTTTGATCCTAGATATCAAGAATTGAGCAGCGGTTATATCAAATCCAGATTTATGGATAATAAAGCAGGTTGCTTGGTTTTGTTTGAAGTTGCTAAAAGTCTTAAAGACAAAGGAGTGCAAGCTCCAGTTGAGCTTTATTTTTCAAATTTCGAAGAAGTAGGGCATGGAGCAGCTTCATCAAGCGCTTACGCGGATACGATCGAGGAAATGCTTGTGATAGATATGGGAGTATTAGGTGAAGCTTGCGAAGGAAATGAGGTTTCTTGCTCTATCTGCGTTAAAGATTCAAGTGGACCGTATCACTTTGGGTTTAGAAAAAAACTAGTAGAGTTGGCTGAGTCAAATAGCATTCCTCATAAAATTGACGTTTATCCATTTTATGGTTCTGACGGCAGCGCGGCTTTAAGAGGCGGTAATGATTTTAAAGTTGCTTTGATTGGTCCTGGGGTTGCGGCATCTCATGGTGTTGAAAGAACGCATAAGAAAGGCATTGAAGCTACATTTGATTTGACAATGAAATATATCGAAGATCGATTTAGTATATAA
- a CDS encoding ABC1 kinase family protein, translated as MKKITNIPTGKIQRATKIMETGIKVGGNYIKYYGEKLVNPSLDTSKLNQSNAADIYDGLKELKGSALKVAQMLSMEKNLLPQAYVEKFSLSQFSVPPLSGPLVNKTFKKYFNQRPDELFEKFDNEAINAASIGQVHKAQKDGKELAVKIQYPGVADSISSDLALVKPIALKMFNLPSKGSEEYFKEVEQKLIEETNYLLELKQSQEITNACQHIPHLEFPNYYPELSCEKIITMDWMKGLHLSEFTKTNNDQSLNNQLGQALWNFYMFQIHKLRKVHADPHPGNFLANAEGNLVALDFGCMKFIPEEFYTPYFELARYENINDPEIFMSKLFELEILRKEDSEVEIKYFSEMFYDMLSLFTQPLQSETFDFANEVFFGKIASLGEKYAKDSQLRKMNGNRGSKHFIYMNRTFFGLFNLLHDLKSKIDINEYKKYC; from the coding sequence ATGAAAAAAATCACTAACATCCCAACTGGAAAAATACAGCGCGCTACCAAAATCATGGAAACAGGCATCAAGGTTGGAGGAAACTACATCAAATATTATGGAGAAAAGCTTGTGAACCCATCCTTGGACACATCCAAGCTTAATCAATCAAATGCTGCCGATATATACGACGGATTAAAAGAGCTAAAAGGAAGCGCTCTCAAGGTCGCTCAAATGCTTAGCATGGAAAAAAACCTCTTGCCTCAAGCATATGTTGAAAAGTTCTCGCTGTCGCAATTTTCCGTGCCTCCTCTATCAGGGCCGCTAGTTAACAAAACATTCAAAAAATACTTTAATCAAAGACCAGACGAGCTTTTTGAAAAGTTCGACAACGAAGCGATCAATGCGGCGAGTATCGGCCAAGTGCATAAAGCCCAAAAAGACGGCAAAGAGCTCGCTGTTAAGATACAGTATCCGGGAGTAGCAGACAGCATATCCTCCGACCTCGCATTGGTAAAGCCCATCGCCTTAAAGATGTTTAATTTGCCAAGCAAAGGATCTGAGGAGTACTTCAAGGAAGTCGAGCAGAAGCTTATCGAAGAGACAAACTACCTTCTCGAGTTAAAGCAAAGCCAAGAGATTACCAATGCTTGCCAACACATTCCTCATCTGGAGTTCCCTAACTATTATCCAGAGCTATCCTGTGAGAAAATTATCACCATGGACTGGATGAAAGGGCTTCATTTATCCGAATTCACCAAAACAAACAACGATCAAAGCCTTAATAATCAACTTGGGCAAGCCTTATGGAATTTTTACATGTTTCAAATCCATAAGTTACGAAAAGTACATGCTGATCCTCACCCAGGCAATTTCCTAGCAAATGCTGAAGGCAACTTAGTTGCTTTGGATTTTGGTTGCATGAAATTCATACCCGAAGAATTCTATACGCCATATTTCGAATTGGCAAGGTATGAAAACATTAACGATCCAGAGATATTCATGTCCAAACTATTTGAATTGGAAATTTTGCGCAAAGAAGATTCCGAAGTAGAAATCAAATACTTTTCGGAGATGTTCTATGACATGCTTTCTTTATTCACACAGCCTTTGCAAAGCGAAACTTTCGATTTTGCTAACGAAGTATTCTTTGGAAAAATCGCTTCGCTTGGAGAAAAGTACGCGAAAGATTCACAGTTGAGAAAAATGAATGGAAATCGGGGTTCAAAGCACTTTATCTATATGAATCGCACCTTTTTCGGGCTATTCAATTTACTTCATGATTTAAAATCAAAAATTGATATAAACGAGTATAAAAAATATTGTTAA
- a CDS encoding TetR family transcriptional regulator C-terminal domain-containing protein, which translates to MTKEKIFEWYMNDSLENNQTPSSVYLFCKNHEIEETEFYKFFGSLDNIEKHIFANMFDHTLEVLSEDPNYVTYDFKSKLLAFYFTFFEVLKANRSFVMLSINSDKPSLKNLTKLGLLRENFKKYISSIDHEITEKTPEKLKKAQEKNIEESFWIQLLITLKFWLDDDSAGFEKTDIFIEKSVNAGFELLNTNPLENTIDFGKFLFKERFND; encoded by the coding sequence ATGACTAAAGAGAAAATTTTCGAATGGTACATGAATGACTCACTCGAAAACAACCAAACTCCAAGCTCAGTTTATTTGTTCTGCAAAAATCATGAAATTGAGGAAACCGAATTTTACAAATTCTTCGGCAGTCTCGACAATATCGAAAAACATATCTTTGCAAACATGTTCGACCATACACTTGAGGTGCTTTCTGAAGACCCAAACTATGTAACATATGATTTCAAATCAAAGCTTTTGGCCTTCTACTTTACCTTCTTTGAGGTTCTAAAAGCCAATAGAAGTTTTGTAATGTTAAGCATCAACAGCGACAAGCCTTCACTGAAAAACCTAACCAAACTAGGATTGCTCAGAGAGAACTTCAAAAAATACATCAGTTCAATCGATCATGAAATCACTGAGAAAACTCCTGAGAAACTTAAGAAGGCCCAAGAAAAAAATATTGAAGAAAGCTTCTGGATTCAGCTGTTGATAACTTTGAAATTTTGGTTGGACGATGATTCAGCTGGTTTCGAAAAAACAGATATTTTCATCGAAAAATCAGTAAATGCCGGATTCGAGTTACTGAATACCAACCCTCTCGAAAACACTATAGACTTTGGGAAATTTCTTTTCAAAGAACGTTTCAACGATTGA
- a CDS encoding chalcone isomerase family protein has product MKKIVLFFFLSVVTVMSGFAQRTVSGVELPESIVSIKGKTLQLNGAGVREKFWIKLYVGSLYTQVVTDEPHTIINEDEPMSIRLNIISSLITADKMMSAIKDGFELSAPKPSTELKTKITEFENLFKTMKIEEGDEISFEYVPYEGTKVTRNGELVKTIEGLDFKKALYGIWLGKNPADKKLKNAMLGKAK; this is encoded by the coding sequence ATGAAAAAGATCGTATTATTCTTCTTTTTGAGTGTAGTGACAGTAATGTCAGGATTTGCGCAAAGGACTGTTTCAGGTGTTGAACTTCCAGAATCGATTGTTTCGATTAAGGGTAAAACTTTGCAACTAAATGGCGCTGGAGTCAGGGAAAAGTTTTGGATTAAATTATATGTTGGCTCATTATATACGCAGGTGGTTACTGATGAGCCGCATACGATAATAAATGAGGATGAGCCTATGTCTATCAGATTGAATATAATATCAAGCTTGATCACGGCGGATAAAATGATGAGTGCCATTAAGGATGGTTTTGAATTATCTGCTCCTAAGCCATCTACTGAGTTGAAAACTAAAATCACAGAATTTGAAAATTTATTCAAAACCATGAAAATTGAAGAAGGCGATGAAATTTCCTTTGAATATGTGCCTTATGAGGGAACCAAGGTTACTCGCAATGGTGAATTGGTAAAGACTATTGAGGGCTTGGATTTCAAAAAAGCTTTGTATGGCATATGGTTAGGAAAAAATCCAGCAGATAAAAAACTAAAAAATGCTATGCTTGGCAAGGCGAAGTAA
- a CDS encoding DUF983 domain-containing protein: MKNRTQALLNGKCPKCHTGDIYKHKWHELLHFNKMNKTCPHCEQRFEVEPGFFIGAMYISYAFNVAIMVATGLMLHLFAKPAMWVYIVSVLGASLVLLPFSFRISRVLFLYLFGGIQFKENIEAKA, translated from the coding sequence ATGAAAAATAGAACCCAAGCTCTACTGAATGGAAAATGCCCCAAATGCCATACTGGAGACATATACAAACACAAATGGCATGAATTGCTTCATTTCAATAAAATGAATAAAACATGCCCTCATTGCGAACAAAGATTTGAGGTAGAACCCGGCTTCTTCATTGGAGCGATGTATATTTCTTACGCATTCAATGTTGCTATCATGGTGGCCACAGGCTTGATGCTTCACCTTTTTGCAAAACCTGCCATGTGGGTATATATTGTCTCAGTGCTTGGAGCAAGCTTAGTCTTATTGCCTTTCTCGTTTAGAATTTCCAGAGTATTATTCCTATACCTTTTTGGTGGTATCCAATTCAAGGAAAACATAGAAGCGAAGGCATGA
- a CDS encoding AraC family transcriptional regulator, with protein sequence MKSLPVFSIKDFEERAGELVYVSDLKEHIGKYDFIGNPHKHNFHLLLLTESEGNHYVDFVNHHFSGYTLHYLAPGRAHRWIFKSEKPKGRVIFFYEDLFGSCGNVPSVIERLSFLNVPSPYPIHNLTEEDWNDAQWCVGKIESQNGSMEFGADIFVKNTMEMLLVIFERLSLKKGVSSVDPRSRSWKELRRFQLLLERNFETRHQVNWYADQMNVSTSRLKQLCKVCMSDPPGRMIKQRRLLEVKRLLKMTSMSFSQIAAELNFTDLAHLSHFFLKSEGVTMREFREA encoded by the coding sequence GTGAAAAGTCTTCCTGTTTTTTCCATAAAGGATTTTGAAGAAAGAGCTGGAGAGCTCGTGTATGTCAGTGACTTGAAAGAGCATATTGGCAAATATGATTTTATAGGAAACCCTCATAAGCACAACTTTCATTTATTGCTTTTAACGGAATCAGAAGGGAATCATTATGTGGATTTTGTTAATCATCATTTTTCAGGGTATACTTTGCATTATCTAGCTCCCGGAAGAGCGCATCGATGGATATTCAAATCAGAAAAACCGAAGGGGAGGGTGATTTTTTTCTATGAAGATTTATTTGGCTCTTGTGGCAACGTGCCTTCTGTGATTGAGAGACTTTCATTTTTGAATGTTCCATCGCCTTACCCTATTCATAATTTGACAGAAGAGGATTGGAATGATGCCCAATGGTGTGTCGGGAAAATCGAAAGCCAAAATGGCTCAATGGAGTTCGGCGCTGATATTTTCGTCAAGAACACTATGGAAATGTTGTTGGTGATATTTGAGCGATTGTCACTTAAAAAAGGTGTCTCTAGTGTTGATCCGCGCTCAAGAAGCTGGAAAGAGCTAAGGCGGTTTCAATTGTTGCTTGAAAGAAATTTCGAGACAAGGCATCAAGTGAATTGGTATGCTGATCAGATGAATGTGAGTACAAGTCGGTTGAAGCAATTATGCAAAGTTTGCATGAGTGATCCGCCTGGGCGAATGATTAAGCAGAGGAGGTTGTTGGAAGTGAAGAGATTGCTGAAGATGACTTCTATGAGTTTTAGTCAAATAGCGGCGGAATTGAATTTTACGGATTTGGCTCATTTAAGCCACTTTTTTTTAAAAAGTGAAGGTGTTACAATGAGAGAGTTTAGAGAAGCTTAG
- a CDS encoding CPXCG motif-containing cysteine-rich protein, producing MLEEFNFQCPYCWASISTLIDYSVMRQEYVEDCEVCCQPILISFEVQNNEIVNFSAICENE from the coding sequence ATGCTTGAAGAATTTAATTTCCAATGCCCATACTGTTGGGCGTCAATTAGTACGCTCATCGATTATAGTGTAATGCGACAAGAATACGTGGAAGATTGCGAAGTTTGTTGCCAACCCATACTCATATCTTTTGAGGTTCAAAATAATGAAATCGTTAATTTTTCAGCGATTTGTGAAAATGAATAA
- a CDS encoding CBS domain-containing protein: MKKREPISKIVSSSLITISPSSSLEEVEATFLKNKIRHLPVVENGKLVGIISLTDLQRISFVNNFGDDEGAVDTVIYNLLTLDQVMIKKPVTVQQDQTIKEAAEILASHEFHALPVMDGEKVVGIVTTTDLIKYLIDLY, translated from the coding sequence ATGAAAAAAAGAGAGCCAATATCAAAAATAGTTAGCTCATCACTGATAACAATCTCTCCCTCATCGAGCTTGGAGGAGGTAGAAGCTACATTTTTAAAGAACAAAATCAGACACTTGCCTGTGGTTGAAAACGGCAAATTGGTGGGAATCATTAGTTTGACTGATTTGCAAAGAATTAGCTTCGTTAATAATTTTGGCGATGATGAAGGAGCTGTTGATACTGTTATTTACAATCTACTGACACTAGATCAAGTCATGATCAAAAAGCCAGTAACAGTACAACAAGATCAAACGATCAAAGAAGCCGCTGAAATTCTAGCATCGCACGAATTTCATGCTTTGCCGGTAATGGATGGTGAAAAAGTTGTGGGAATTGTTACCACAACGGATTTAATCAAGTATCTTATTGATTTGTATTAA